From a single Dromaius novaehollandiae isolate bDroNov1 chromosome 13, bDroNov1.hap1, whole genome shotgun sequence genomic region:
- the CDK10 gene encoding cyclin-dependent kinase 10 isoform X2: MAEGAAAAAAAAEGEPEPLRLRRLRGEGFFELGRCRSVKEFEKLNRIGEGTYGIVYRARDTLTDETVALKKVRMDNEKDGMPISSLREITLLLQLRHPNIVELKEVVVGNHLESIFLVMGYCEQDLASLLENMQTPFSEAQVKCIILQVLKGLQYLHENYIIHRDLKVSNLLMTDKGCVKIADFGLARTYGMPPKPMTPKVVTLWYRAPELLLGMTTQTTSIDMWAVGCILAELLAHKPLLPGTSEIHQIDLIVQLLGTPNENIWPGFSKLPLVSQYTLRKQPYNNLKHKFPWLSEAGLRLLHFLFMFDPKKRATAKDCLESSYFKEKPLPCEPELMPTFPHHRNKRAAAASAGTESQAKRSKP, encoded by the exons ATggcggagggggctgctgctgctgctgctgctgcagagggggAGCCGGagccgctgcggctgcggcgCCTGCGGGGAGAGGGTTTCTTCGAG ctgggaagatgcCGGAGTGTGAAAGAGTTCGAGAAGCTAAATCGGATCGGGGAGGGCACCTATGGCATCGTGT ACCGTGCCCGGGACACGCTGACAGATGAAACCGTGGCATTGAAGAAGGTGCGGATGGACAACGAGAAGGATG GAATGCCCATCAGCAGCCTGCGGGAGAtcaccctgctgctgcagcttcgGCACCCCAACATCGTGGAGCTGAAGGAGGTGGTTGTGGGGAACCACCTGGAGAG TATTTTCCTGGTGATGGGCTACTGCGAGCAGGACCTGGCCAGCCTCCTCGAGAACATGCAGACGCCTTTCTCAGAGGCTCAG GTGAAGTGCATCATCTTGCAAGTCCTCAAGGGCCTCCAGTACCTTCATGAGAACTACATCATTCACAG GGATCTGAAAGTGTCCAACCTGCTCATGACCGATAAAGGCTGCGTGAAGATAG CGGATTTTGGGCTGGCACGTACTTACGGGATGCCACCGAAGCCAATGACCCCTAAAGTTGTCACACTCTG GTACCGAGcacctgagctgctgctggggatgaCAACCCAGACCACCAGCATTGACATGTG GGCCGTGGGCTGCATCCTCGCTGAGCTCCTGGCCCACAAGCCGCTGCTGCCAGGCACCTCCGAGATTCACCAGATCGACCTGATCGTGCAGCTGCTGGGGACACCCAACGAAAACATCTGGCCG GGCTTCTCCAAGCTGCCCCTGGTGAGCCAGTACACGCTGCGGAAGCAGCCCTACAACAACCTCAAGCACAAGTTCCCCTGGCTGTCGGAGGCCGGGCTGCGCCTGCTCCACTTCCTCTTCATGTTCGACCCCAAGAAGCG GGCGACGGCAAAAGACTGCCTGGAGAGCTCCTACTTCAAGGAGAAGCCCCTGC cctgcgAGCCGGAGCTCATGCCCACCTTCCCCCACCACCGCAACAAGCGAGCAGCCGCCGCCAGCGCAGGGACGGAGAGCCAGGCGAAGCGCAGCAAGCCATGA
- the CDK10 gene encoding cyclin-dependent kinase 10 isoform X1 produces the protein MAEGAAAAAAAAEGEPEPLRLRRLRGEGFFEVPAGDRLGRCRSVKEFEKLNRIGEGTYGIVYRARDTLTDETVALKKVRMDNEKDGMPISSLREITLLLQLRHPNIVELKEVVVGNHLESIFLVMGYCEQDLASLLENMQTPFSEAQVKCIILQVLKGLQYLHENYIIHRDLKVSNLLMTDKGCVKIADFGLARTYGMPPKPMTPKVVTLWYRAPELLLGMTTQTTSIDMWAVGCILAELLAHKPLLPGTSEIHQIDLIVQLLGTPNENIWPGFSKLPLVSQYTLRKQPYNNLKHKFPWLSEAGLRLLHFLFMFDPKKRATAKDCLESSYFKEKPLPCEPELMPTFPHHRNKRAAAASAGTESQAKRSKP, from the exons ATggcggagggggctgctgctgctgctgctgctgcagagggggAGCCGGagccgctgcggctgcggcgCCTGCGGGGAGAGGGTTTCTTCGAGGTGCCGGCCGGGGACCGG ctgggaagatgcCGGAGTGTGAAAGAGTTCGAGAAGCTAAATCGGATCGGGGAGGGCACCTATGGCATCGTGT ACCGTGCCCGGGACACGCTGACAGATGAAACCGTGGCATTGAAGAAGGTGCGGATGGACAACGAGAAGGATG GAATGCCCATCAGCAGCCTGCGGGAGAtcaccctgctgctgcagcttcgGCACCCCAACATCGTGGAGCTGAAGGAGGTGGTTGTGGGGAACCACCTGGAGAG TATTTTCCTGGTGATGGGCTACTGCGAGCAGGACCTGGCCAGCCTCCTCGAGAACATGCAGACGCCTTTCTCAGAGGCTCAG GTGAAGTGCATCATCTTGCAAGTCCTCAAGGGCCTCCAGTACCTTCATGAGAACTACATCATTCACAG GGATCTGAAAGTGTCCAACCTGCTCATGACCGATAAAGGCTGCGTGAAGATAG CGGATTTTGGGCTGGCACGTACTTACGGGATGCCACCGAAGCCAATGACCCCTAAAGTTGTCACACTCTG GTACCGAGcacctgagctgctgctggggatgaCAACCCAGACCACCAGCATTGACATGTG GGCCGTGGGCTGCATCCTCGCTGAGCTCCTGGCCCACAAGCCGCTGCTGCCAGGCACCTCCGAGATTCACCAGATCGACCTGATCGTGCAGCTGCTGGGGACACCCAACGAAAACATCTGGCCG GGCTTCTCCAAGCTGCCCCTGGTGAGCCAGTACACGCTGCGGAAGCAGCCCTACAACAACCTCAAGCACAAGTTCCCCTGGCTGTCGGAGGCCGGGCTGCGCCTGCTCCACTTCCTCTTCATGTTCGACCCCAAGAAGCG GGCGACGGCAAAAGACTGCCTGGAGAGCTCCTACTTCAAGGAGAAGCCCCTGC cctgcgAGCCGGAGCTCATGCCCACCTTCCCCCACCACCGCAACAAGCGAGCAGCCGCCGCCAGCGCAGGGACGGAGAGCCAGGCGAAGCGCAGCAAGCCATGA
- the SPATA2L gene encoding spermatogenesis-associated protein 2-like protein: MCSGAALRQEYRRCLERDCRRGRAGACSDAAFAETLRQRLRDDPALLRALQDDAGTLLAAGLRGRRDLGQALRGLAAAFELLELAAVNLYLFPWRREFGTVKTFSGAYVHRLRTALPEAELARSFGRLGYARRDDHHLAVSRPPPGPELVAAACGFFACRLECEILAEAMLRLRPRRVRAQELLEARRLAGGVEACVEMLWRDAGGGDSVDLYREPPAGPEDAGPAGGRQDAAPSPLPGSGPRERSARLWRDPAGPRGAQDAPRRCWDLTGRSELGQELLPAEGTGEPDASALLFPEQELGAASSARDAVSAGSQASARCSPPAPALSRAANCPALGPGGRAVPGEPQQPPGSGRPGDLPPAAPWPAGGEAPELPCYQLHSCLRRGALPSYCCATCQQLHASACAAAQACRTRHRGQELRSEKQRRLWLQRTEVDMLLADGAGARP; the protein is encoded by the exons ATGTGCtccggcgcggcgctgcggcaGGAGTACCGGCGCTGCCTGGAGCGGGACTGCcggaggggccgcgccggcgcctgCTCCGACGCCGCCTTCGCGGAGACGCTCCGCCAGCGCCTGCGGGACGACCCGGCGCTGCTCCGGGCCCTGCAGGACGACGCCGGGACCCTCCTGGCCGCCGGCCTGCGGGGCCGCCGCGACCTGGGGCAGGCGCTGCGGGGCCTGGCCGCCGCCTTCgagctgctggagctggctgCCGTCAACCTCTACCTCTTCCCCTGGCGCCGGGAGTTCGGCACCGTCAAG ACCTTCTCGGGGGCCTACGTGCACCGGCTGCGGACGGCGCTGCCCGAGGCCGAGCTCGCGCGGAGCTTCGGCCGCCTGGGCTACGCGCGGCGGGACGACCACCACCTCGCCGTctcccggccgcccccggggcccgAGCTCGTCGCCGCCGCCTGCGGCTTCTTCGCCTGCCGGCTGGAGTGCGAGATCCTGGCGGAAGCGATGCtgcggctgcggccgcgccgggTGCGCGCCCAGGAGCTGCTCGAGGCGCGGCGGCTCGCCGGCGGCGTGGAGGCCTGCGTGGAGATGCTGTGGCGCGACGCCGGCGGCGGCGACTCCGTGGACCTGTaccgggagccgccggcgggcCCCGAGGacgccggccccgcgggaggccGGCAGGACGCAGCCCCCTCGCCGCTGCCTGGATCCGGCCCACGGGAGCGGAGCGCCAGGCTGTGGAGGGACCCGGCTGGGCCGCGGGGCGCTCAGGACGCGCCCAGGAGGTGCTGGGACCTCACGGGACGCAgtgagctggggcaggagctgctccccGCCGAGGGCACCGGCGAGCCGGACGCCTCCGCTCTGCTCTTCCCGGAGCAGGAGCTCGGTGCAGCCAGCAGCGCCCGCGATGCCGTGAGTGCAGGCTCCCAGGCGAGCGCCCGCTGCTCCCCCCCTGCGCCCGCCCTGAGCCGGGCAGCAAACTGCCCCGCGCTGGGCCCGGGCGGCAGGGCCGTGCCGGgggagccccagcagcccccggggaGCGGCAGGCCCGGGGAtttgccccccgccgccccgtggCCCGCCGGCGGGGAGGCCCCGGAGCTGCCCTGCTACCAGCTGCACTCGTGCCTGCGCCGCGGCGCGCTGCCCTCCTACTGCTGCGCTACCTGCCAGCAGCTCCACGCCAGCGCCTGCGCGGCCGCCCAGGCCTGCCGGACCCGCCACCGCGGCCAGGAGCTGCGCAGCGAGAAGCAGCGGCGCCTCTGGCTGCAGAGGACAGAGGTGGACATGCTGCTGGCCGAcggcgccggcgcccggccctAG